A region from the Natronoarchaeum mannanilyticum genome encodes:
- a CDS encoding HalOD1 output domain-containing protein — MTARTTVTDSGPDAGGADRASEAVIRAVAEAKGVDPLDLDPLYDRIDLDAVDRLFASSDVPAGRLTFDVAGCRVRVRADGQVSATPLEDADRVDPV; from the coding sequence CTCGGGGCCCGACGCCGGGGGTGCGGACAGGGCCAGCGAGGCGGTGATTCGGGCCGTCGCCGAGGCGAAAGGGGTCGATCCGCTCGATCTGGATCCGCTGTACGACCGGATCGACCTCGACGCCGTCGACCGGTTGTTTGCCTCGAGCGACGTTCCCGCCGGTCGGCTGACGTTCGACGTCGCCGGCTGTCGGGTGCGGGTCCGCGCCGACGGACAGGTGAGCGCCACGCCGCTCGAAGACGCCGACCGGGTGGACCCGGTGTGA
- a CDS encoding DUF7576 family protein produces the protein MTNGRENASRSPADGEGSPDLCAHCGDAIDTSEWHPVVARSEPDEFRIYPFCDDRCRDEWEDA, from the coding sequence GTGACGAACGGCCGCGAGAACGCGTCGCGATCGCCCGCCGACGGCGAGGGGTCGCCGGATCTCTGCGCGCACTGCGGCGACGCCATCGACACCAGCGAGTGGCATCCCGTGGTCGCCCGATCGGAGCCTGACGAGTTCCGCATCTACCCCTTTTGCGACGACCGGTGTCGCGACGAGTGGGAGGACGCGTGA
- a CDS encoding HalOD1 output domain-containing protein, giving the protein MSPPDGGADDSEYSYVEHTGESGDRAATVFDDDNEDAWIETDTMVSLGEGDADPEAGTRYDEATGTYHVEYDWRDAMPLSMIVVMIVADLEGVGATELDPLYDYLDPELLDRLFSPQEDGRLATGEVSFTYHEYEITVFRHGHIGVTPPDER; this is encoded by the coding sequence ATGAGCCCACCAGACGGGGGAGCAGACGATTCGGAGTACAGCTACGTCGAACACACCGGGGAGTCCGGCGACCGCGCCGCGACGGTGTTCGACGACGACAACGAGGACGCCTGGATCGAGACCGACACGATGGTCTCGCTGGGCGAGGGGGACGCCGATCCGGAGGCCGGGACCCGCTACGACGAGGCGACCGGCACCTACCACGTCGAGTACGACTGGCGCGACGCGATGCCGCTGTCGATGATCGTCGTGATGATCGTCGCCGACCTCGAAGGGGTCGGGGCGACCGAGTTAGATCCGCTGTACGACTACCTCGATCCCGAGCTGCTCGACCGCCTCTTTAGCCCCCAGGAGGACGGGCGACTCGCCACCGGGGAAGTGTCGTTCACGTATCACGAATACGAGATCACCGTGTTCCGCCACGGCCACATCGGCGTCACGCCGCCCGACGAGCGCTGA
- a CDS encoding DUF7097 family protein, which produces MEKTPEGTSVGVDDPYEHAGVCDHVTDDGRCRYAFEFPEHDPEFARERRTDDFACPVAADDEDWNWADCPHFRSRKPDRECVRCGLEERRLAHDDERPLLEEHHLSYADSGETLSHEITVFLCRWCHAKVHDSWARITDDAAPEAEALAEAEQRRSKEQQEFGFESAAERYGDDPK; this is translated from the coding sequence ATGGAGAAGACGCCGGAGGGCACGTCGGTCGGCGTCGACGACCCCTACGAGCACGCCGGGGTCTGCGACCACGTCACCGACGACGGCCGCTGCCGGTACGCTTTCGAGTTCCCCGAGCACGACCCCGAGTTCGCCCGCGAGCGCCGGACCGACGACTTCGCCTGCCCGGTCGCGGCCGACGACGAGGACTGGAACTGGGCCGACTGCCCGCACTTCCGGTCGCGCAAACCCGACCGGGAGTGCGTCCGCTGCGGCCTCGAGGAGCGCCGGCTCGCACACGACGACGAGCGGCCGCTGCTGGAGGAACACCACCTGTCCTACGCGGATTCAGGCGAGACGCTCTCCCACGAGATCACGGTCTTCCTCTGTCGGTGGTGTCACGCGAAGGTCCACGACTCGTGGGCGCGGATCACCGACGACGCCGCGCCCGAGGCCGAGGCGCTGGCGGAAGCCGAACAGCGTCGCAGCAAAGAACAGCAGGAGTTCGGGTTCGAGTCCGCCGCCGAGCGGTACGGCGACGATCCGAAATAG
- a CDS encoding DNA methyltransferase yields the protein MRTHLSLTYGTESPLPPAFDDDHDVRMPAVLVERLLEEFTEPGDRVLDPFAGFGTTLTVAERLDREPFGVEYEHRRAEYVAERIERPENVLRGDAFDLPLDRFPTVECVLTSPPFMNEWIESNPFENYSGESSYEQYLDDVEGIFAGVRDQLAPGGVALVHVSNMKYDGDVSTPAWDVADAVGNVLHFDGEIAVTWEGGADEREGTFGYGYDHSYCLVFEKAD from the coding sequence ATGCGGACGCACCTCTCGCTCACCTACGGGACGGAGTCACCACTGCCGCCGGCGTTCGACGACGACCACGACGTCCGGATGCCGGCGGTGCTCGTCGAGCGGCTGCTGGAGGAGTTCACCGAGCCGGGCGACCGAGTGCTCGACCCGTTCGCGGGGTTCGGGACGACGCTGACCGTCGCAGAGCGCCTCGACCGGGAGCCGTTCGGCGTCGAGTACGAGCACCGCCGGGCCGAATACGTCGCCGAGCGGATCGAGCGCCCCGAGAACGTGCTCCGGGGCGACGCGTTCGATCTCCCGCTGGATCGGTTCCCGACCGTCGAGTGCGTCTTGACGTCGCCGCCGTTCATGAACGAGTGGATCGAGTCGAACCCGTTCGAGAACTACTCGGGCGAGAGCAGCTACGAGCAGTATCTCGACGACGTCGAGGGGATCTTCGCGGGCGTCCGCGACCAGCTCGCGCCGGGCGGCGTCGCGCTCGTCCACGTCTCGAACATGAAATACGATGGCGACGTGTCGACGCCGGCCTGGGACGTCGCCGACGCCGTCGGAAACGTCCTCCACTTCGACGGCGAGATCGCCGTGACGTGGGAGGGCGGCGCCGACGAGCGGGAGGGGACCTTCGGCTACGGCTACGACCACAGCTACTGCCTGGTGTTCGAGAAAGCGGACTGA
- a CDS encoding alpha-amylase family glycosyl hydrolase has protein sequence MNHPGPPRFVAVGDDVELAPRNPDPNANYDWTLAEAPDGSDAALGDASVEHLVPDEPGVYVVELDAPTDRHSLTVRAFPDERHPVRFEVPADSIPHEDADDVWLSSSFNEHVLGTARASRDGDAFVFETELPPGEYKAIFVPDDNYRDAEFERRRVDGPDRPRISLDAAVEDGEVRFEATPLPGLTNDESVDDLDVEFYVDDRDRSSFDGELAIDGSVATCDLDAVGERLRVHAVAVGRRHSVADTAAVDADGAVEQPNEAPDWIGDATLYSIFTRSFTGDVDASFEAIEQRIPYLEWLGVDALWMTPIVDAYSPTKHTDGWDQGGPHGYDTLDYFDTAPDLGTLAEFESLVETCHDHGVKVIFDLVINHTSRRHWASQFADAGMEGYREWYAFEDGEPAHYFNWRSIPNLNYDSLAVREHLLDVVDFWADKVDGFRCDVAWGVPHGFWKEVRDRTKAEDDEFFLLDESIPRDPDAHELEFDVHYDTPLYHALRDVGTGDEPASHLLDAMREDARQGFPDHAVQMRYVENHDESRYVDECGRAAHEAAVATTFALPGMPMVYYGQETGMTHFREDMEWGGDEELTALHRELIATRNDSEVLRRGDLVNIEWSAPGDSTVAFAREHEGERVVIALNFGDEPVDVTLGERVDDTDLVTGDAVDVERGDGETTVAVESFAFLRSEE, from the coding sequence ATGAACCACCCAGGCCCGCCGCGGTTCGTCGCCGTCGGCGACGACGTGGAACTCGCACCGCGCAACCCGGATCCGAACGCGAACTACGACTGGACGCTCGCCGAGGCGCCCGACGGCAGCGACGCCGCGCTCGGCGACGCCTCGGTCGAACACCTCGTCCCCGACGAGCCCGGCGTCTACGTCGTCGAACTCGACGCGCCGACCGACCGGCACAGTCTGACGGTTCGCGCGTTCCCCGACGAGCGCCACCCGGTGCGGTTCGAGGTGCCCGCCGATTCGATCCCCCACGAGGACGCCGACGACGTCTGGCTCTCCTCGTCGTTCAACGAGCACGTGCTCGGGACCGCCCGCGCGAGCCGGGACGGCGACGCCTTCGTCTTCGAGACCGAACTCCCGCCCGGCGAGTACAAGGCGATCTTCGTCCCCGACGACAACTATCGCGACGCCGAGTTCGAGCGCCGCCGCGTCGATGGCCCAGACCGACCCCGGATCTCGCTCGACGCCGCTGTCGAGGACGGCGAGGTCCGCTTCGAGGCGACGCCGCTGCCGGGCCTGACGAACGACGAATCGGTCGACGACCTGGACGTCGAGTTCTACGTCGACGACCGCGACCGGTCGTCGTTCGACGGCGAGCTCGCTATCGACGGATCGGTCGCGACGTGCGATCTCGACGCCGTCGGCGAGCGCCTGCGCGTCCACGCCGTCGCGGTCGGCCGGCGCCACTCGGTGGCCGACACCGCCGCGGTCGACGCCGACGGCGCGGTCGAGCAGCCGAACGAGGCGCCCGATTGGATCGGCGACGCGACGCTATACTCGATTTTCACCAGATCGTTCACCGGCGACGTCGACGCCTCCTTCGAGGCGATCGAGCAGCGGATTCCCTACCTGGAGTGGCTCGGCGTCGACGCGCTCTGGATGACGCCGATCGTCGACGCCTACAGCCCGACGAAACACACCGACGGCTGGGACCAGGGCGGGCCCCACGGCTACGACACGCTGGACTACTTCGACACCGCGCCCGATCTGGGCACGCTCGCGGAGTTCGAGTCGCTGGTCGAGACCTGCCACGACCACGGCGTGAAGGTGATATTCGACCTGGTGATCAACCACACCTCGCGGCGCCACTGGGCGAGCCAGTTCGCCGACGCCGGCATGGAGGGGTACCGCGAGTGGTACGCCTTCGAGGACGGCGAGCCGGCCCACTACTTCAACTGGCGATCGATTCCGAACCTCAACTACGACTCGCTGGCGGTGCGCGAGCACCTGCTCGACGTCGTCGACTTCTGGGCCGACAAGGTCGACGGGTTCCGCTGCGACGTCGCCTGGGGCGTCCCCCACGGGTTCTGGAAGGAGGTCCGCGACCGCACGAAGGCCGAGGACGACGAGTTCTTCCTGCTCGACGAGTCGATCCCGCGCGACCCCGACGCCCACGAGCTGGAGTTCGACGTCCACTACGACACCCCGCTGTACCACGCGCTCCGCGACGTGGGCACGGGCGACGAACCTGCGAGCCACCTGCTCGACGCGATGCGCGAGGACGCCCGCCAGGGGTTCCCGGACCACGCCGTCCAGATGCGCTACGTCGAGAACCACGACGAGAGCCGCTACGTCGACGAGTGCGGCCGCGCCGCCCACGAGGCCGCCGTCGCGACCACGTTCGCGCTGCCGGGGATGCCGATGGTCTACTACGGGCAGGAGACCGGGATGACCCACTTCCGCGAGGACATGGAGTGGGGCGGCGACGAGGAACTGACGGCGCTCCACCGCGAACTGATCGCGACGCGGAACGACAGCGAGGTGCTCCGACGCGGTGATCTGGTGAACATCGAGTGGTCGGCGCCCGGCGACAGCACGGTCGCGTTCGCCCGCGAACACGAGGGCGAGCGCGTCGTGATTGCGCTGAACTTCGGCGACGAACCGGTCGACGTGACCCTCGGTGAGCGCGTCGACGACACCGATCTCGTGACCGGCGACGCGGTCGACGTCGAACGCGGGGACGGCGAGACGACCGTCGCCGTCGAGAGCTTCGCCTTCTTGCGTAGCGAGGAGTAG
- a CDS encoding DUF6498-containing protein: MIDENRRLALASVLGINALPVVGIVWFGWHASTLLVLYWFEAGVVLLRGAFEGLFAALPAGPAGRGHVFPFDELQSKRGSIQFVGWLPPIYPRNVPVVLNTLIVLALVWPLAGIGVYAVVVDGPLSPGAPSSVALAAGGIVLGHGITAIESLRTGRYERESAHSVLSQRHVVGLLLSLLPGALWVDAADGSGAAGAWIGLAAIVCTKFAFDLYEWSASGSGDPSRIERLVSRVRADSIGEEQSVETPDGEPIERFRPDAHAVRLRGAALGAVHGVLPLSGLALAAATGLTWLWLGPAEALLVAIACLLPSVLAHLLAQDVQFGHLEYRLYESELVAYDRLLAAPQWRLSLDAVSECHTASGIVDRRTSLGTGTIRVERGDGETERLVFLPDVDGAASRLEDRARKEAHSRRSDAVARGRDGQS, encoded by the coding sequence ATGATAGACGAGAACCGCCGCCTCGCGCTGGCGAGCGTGCTCGGTATCAACGCGCTGCCGGTCGTCGGCATCGTCTGGTTCGGGTGGCACGCCTCGACGCTGCTCGTCCTCTACTGGTTCGAGGCGGGCGTCGTGCTCCTTCGCGGGGCCTTCGAGGGGCTGTTCGCGGCGCTACCGGCAGGCCCGGCGGGGCGCGGGCACGTGTTTCCGTTCGACGAGCTGCAGTCGAAGCGGGGTTCGATCCAGTTTGTCGGCTGGCTTCCGCCGATCTATCCCAGAAACGTCCCGGTGGTGCTCAACACGCTCATCGTGCTGGCGCTGGTCTGGCCGCTCGCCGGGATCGGGGTGTACGCCGTCGTCGTCGACGGGCCGCTCTCGCCCGGCGCGCCGTCCAGCGTCGCGCTGGCCGCCGGCGGGATCGTCCTCGGACACGGCATCACCGCGATCGAATCGCTCCGGACGGGCCGATACGAGCGCGAATCTGCCCACTCGGTGCTCTCCCAGCGCCACGTCGTCGGGCTGTTACTCTCGCTCTTGCCCGGCGCGCTGTGGGTCGACGCCGCCGACGGCTCCGGGGCGGCGGGCGCGTGGATCGGACTGGCGGCGATCGTCTGCACGAAGTTCGCGTTCGATCTCTACGAGTGGTCGGCGAGCGGGAGCGGCGACCCCTCGCGGATCGAGCGGCTGGTGTCTCGCGTGCGCGCCGACAGCATCGGCGAGGAGCAGTCGGTCGAGACGCCGGACGGCGAGCCGATCGAGCGGTTTCGACCCGACGCCCACGCTGTCCGGCTCCGGGGCGCCGCGCTGGGGGCGGTCCACGGCGTCCTTCCGCTGAGCGGGCTCGCGCTCGCGGCCGCGACGGGCCTGACCTGGCTCTGGCTGGGGCCCGCCGAGGCCCTCCTCGTCGCGATCGCCTGCCTGCTCCCGTCGGTGCTCGCCCACCTGCTGGCGCAGGACGTGCAGTTCGGCCATCTCGAATACCGGCTCTACGAGTCGGAGCTCGTGGCGTACGATCGGCTGCTGGCGGCGCCCCAGTGGCGGCTGTCGCTCGACGCCGTTTCGGAGTGTCACACAGCGTCGGGGATCGTCGACCGGCGGACCTCGCTGGGCACCGGAACGATCCGCGTCGAGCGAGGCGACGGCGAGACCGAGCGACTGGTCTTCCTTCCTGACGTCGACGGCGCTGCGTCCCGCCTCGAAGATCGGGCCCGCAAGGAAGCGCACTCCCGGCGGTCCGACGCCGTCGCTCGGGGACGCGACGGGCAGTCCTGA
- a CDS encoding DUF7351 domain-containing protein — translation MADLASNPNADVDAAEAAAAFGSLADENRIAILLALWSEEELSFADLQSAAEFEDSSLFNYHLGKLVGRFVEKEDDRYRLRAAGAKAIDVVVDERFGSSSEPVDLELDAACPDCGTPLRARYENDTITIDCPGCDCVVHLGYFPPRGRAARDPEAFLEAYAKRLWRDFTLAYEGICPRCSGRTSTRVEVDPDWHLDLPAVSDCADCGVSIGTTIGLRLLADPAVVAFLWDHGDAVDGRPFWEFPFCLDDADAEVVSQEPFRVVVPIERGGEVLQVTVDEAAQVVETARVTNRQS, via the coding sequence ATGGCTGACCTGGCATCGAATCCGAACGCCGACGTCGACGCCGCGGAGGCCGCGGCGGCCTTCGGCTCGCTGGCCGACGAGAACCGGATCGCGATCCTGCTGGCGCTGTGGTCCGAGGAGGAACTGTCGTTCGCCGACCTCCAGTCGGCCGCCGAGTTCGAGGACTCCAGCCTGTTTAACTACCACCTCGGCAAGCTGGTCGGCCGATTCGTCGAGAAAGAGGACGACCGCTACCGGCTGCGGGCCGCCGGCGCGAAGGCGATCGACGTCGTCGTCGACGAGCGGTTCGGCAGCTCCTCCGAGCCGGTCGACCTCGAACTCGACGCCGCGTGTCCCGACTGCGGGACGCCGCTGCGCGCCCGCTACGAGAACGACACGATCACGATCGACTGCCCCGGCTGCGACTGCGTCGTCCACCTCGGATACTTCCCGCCGCGCGGCCGCGCCGCGCGCGATCCCGAGGCGTTCCTCGAAGCCTACGCCAAGCGCCTCTGGAGGGACTTCACGCTAGCCTACGAGGGCATCTGCCCGCGCTGTAGCGGCCGGACATCGACACGCGTCGAGGTCGACCCCGACTGGCACCTCGATCTGCCGGCGGTCAGCGATTGTGCGGATTGCGGCGTCTCGATCGGGACGACGATCGGGCTGCGGCTGCTGGCCGATCCCGCGGTCGTCGCGTTCCTGTGGGACCACGGCGACGCCGTCGACGGGCGGCCGTTCTGGGAGTTTCCGTTCTGCCTCGACGACGCCGACGCGGAGGTGGTTTCGCAGGAGCCGTTCCGGGTGGTCGTGCCGATCGAGCGTGGCGGGGAAGTGTTGCAGGTGACGGTCGACGAGGCGGCGCAGGTCGTCGAGACGGCGCGAGTGACGAACCGGCAGTCGTGA
- a CDS encoding DNA-directed RNA polymerase subunit M, whose translation MNFCDECGSMMHTEGDTWACRSCENEEPRDSRAEASMATQDEQRDDGAPAVADATQGSTETMQEPCPADDCDSDRAYYEMLPKPGGSYEVRLFTCVECGHKWRES comes from the coding sequence ATGAACTTCTGTGACGAGTGTGGTTCGATGATGCACACGGAGGGCGACACGTGGGCGTGTCGATCCTGTGAAAACGAGGAACCGCGGGACTCGCGAGCAGAAGCGTCGATGGCCACCCAGGATGAACAGCGAGACGACGGGGCACCCGCCGTGGCCGACGCGACCCAGGGCTCCACCGAGACGATGCAGGAGCCCTGTCCGGCGGACGACTGCGACAGCGACCGGGCCTACTACGAGATGCTGCCGAAGCCGGGCGGCTCCTACGAGGTTCGGCTGTTCACCTGCGTCGAGTGCGGCCACAAGTGGCGCGAGTCCTGA
- a CDS encoding phosphoadenosine phosphosulfate reductase family protein: MAQTDSFPEYVDVDYSAGEGEDPEDYPSVNDKIEKAIEVTREGLESYENPAVMWTGGKDSTLTLYFIKEVAEKFDLEVPPAVFIDHYQHFEGIHDFVEHWADEWDLDVIYARNEDVGEYVDENGLEPGDDIPVDALSDHNQHHVREILEYEEEDFPFLLDTYVGNHLLKTVALNDALEEYDIDGVISGVRWDEQEARADETFFSPRHDPDIYPPHDRVQPILQFDEAAVWDAFWHFVVPDTVEEFPEEGYVPEADDDLPNGLDQEDIPVSPKYFAGFRSLGSEVSTEKTTEDPAWLQDLEDTTERAGRAQDKEDLMERLRDLGYM, encoded by the coding sequence ATGGCGCAGACAGACAGCTTCCCCGAGTACGTCGACGTCGACTACAGCGCAGGCGAAGGCGAGGACCCCGAGGACTACCCCTCGGTCAACGACAAGATCGAGAAGGCCATCGAGGTCACCCGCGAGGGCCTCGAATCCTACGAGAACCCCGCGGTCATGTGGACCGGCGGGAAGGACTCGACGCTCACGCTGTACTTCATCAAGGAGGTCGCCGAGAAGTTCGACCTCGAAGTGCCGCCCGCGGTGTTCATCGACCACTACCAGCACTTCGAGGGGATCCACGACTTCGTCGAGCACTGGGCCGACGAGTGGGACCTCGACGTGATCTACGCCCGCAACGAGGACGTCGGCGAGTACGTCGACGAGAACGGCCTCGAACCCGGCGACGACATCCCCGTCGACGCCCTCTCGGATCACAACCAGCACCACGTCCGGGAGATCCTCGAGTACGAGGAGGAGGACTTCCCGTTCCTGCTCGACACCTACGTCGGCAACCACCTGCTCAAGACGGTCGCGCTCAACGACGCCCTCGAGGAGTACGACATCGACGGCGTCATCTCCGGCGTCCGCTGGGACGAGCAGGAGGCCCGCGCCGACGAGACGTTCTTCTCGCCGCGCCACGATCCCGACATCTACCCGCCCCACGACCGCGTCCAGCCCATCCTCCAGTTCGACGAGGCCGCGGTCTGGGACGCCTTCTGGCACTTCGTCGTGCCGGACACCGTCGAGGAGTTCCCGGAGGAGGGCTACGTCCCTGAGGCCGACGACGACCTGCCGAACGGCCTCGACCAGGAAGACATCCCCGTCTCGCCCAAGTACTTCGCGGGCTTCCGCTCGCTGGGCAGCGAGGTCAGCACCGAGAAGACCACCGAGGACCCCGCCTGGCTGCAGGACCTCGAGGACACGACCGAGCGCGCCGGCCGCGCCCAGGACAAGGAGGACCTGATGGAGCGCCTGCGCGACCTCGGCTACATGTAA